A window of Pantoea agglomerans contains these coding sequences:
- a CDS encoding c-type cytochrome codes for MKLKSLLLANAVLLGCMAAHAHAEDEAQLIKKGEYLSRLGDCMACHSVAGKPDYAGGLAIESNLGTIYSTNITPDKEHGIGNYSEQQFSDAVRKGVLPDGSRLYPAMPYPDYAKISDEDMHALYLYFMKGVQPSADRPPETRLSFPFSQRWGMRFWNWAFTSDKPFQPIGGASEEINRGAYIVESLGHCGSCHTPRGLGMNEKALDSGDAKFLAGGSLNNWDVPSLRGLPRWSEQEIVDYLQTGRNDKAAVGGEMKSVIEHSSSHMTDADLKAVAAYLKFLGGNPPLQAYNVQAQQQTEAKLTAAKNLSEGERLYIDNCGACHFVTGKGAPGIFPELDQATIVNAKDPTGLIHTILEGAQQPSTEKAPSTLAMPGFGQRLSDDEVAQLATFIRQGWSNNAPAVSKDQVADVRKSLKHD; via the coding sequence ATGAAACTGAAATCATTGTTACTCGCCAACGCCGTGCTGCTGGGATGCATGGCTGCTCATGCGCACGCGGAAGATGAAGCCCAGCTGATCAAGAAGGGTGAATACCTGTCGCGTCTCGGCGACTGTATGGCCTGCCACTCTGTCGCAGGCAAGCCGGACTATGCTGGCGGACTGGCGATTGAGTCGAACCTCGGCACCATCTATTCGACCAATATTACGCCGGACAAAGAGCACGGCATCGGCAACTACAGCGAGCAGCAGTTCTCCGACGCGGTGCGCAAAGGCGTACTGCCGGACGGCTCGCGCCTCTACCCGGCGATGCCGTATCCCGACTACGCCAAAATCAGCGATGAAGATATGCACGCGCTGTATCTCTACTTTATGAAGGGCGTGCAGCCGAGCGCCGATCGGCCGCCGGAGACTCGCCTGAGCTTTCCGTTCAGCCAGCGCTGGGGGATGCGTTTCTGGAACTGGGCCTTTACCAGTGACAAGCCGTTCCAGCCAATTGGCGGCGCCTCTGAAGAGATCAACCGCGGTGCCTATATCGTTGAGAGCCTTGGCCACTGCGGCAGCTGCCATACGCCGCGCGGTCTCGGCATGAACGAGAAGGCGCTCGACAGCGGCGATGCGAAGTTCCTGGCGGGCGGCAGCCTGAACAACTGGGACGTGCCGTCGCTGCGCGGTCTGCCGCGCTGGAGCGAACAGGAGATCGTCGATTACCTGCAGACCGGCCGCAACGATAAAGCGGCGGTGGGCGGCGAGATGAAGTCGGTGATTGAGCACAGCAGCTCGCACATGACCGACGCCGATCTTAAAGCGGTCGCGGCCTACCTGAAGTTCCTCGGCGGCAATCCGCCGCTGCAGGCCTACAACGTGCAGGCGCAGCAGCAGACCGAGGCGAAGCTGACGGCGGCGAAGAACCTGAGCGAAGGCGAGCGTCTCTATATCGACAACTGCGGCGCCTGTCACTTTGTTACCGGCAAGGGCGCGCCGGGGATCTTTCCGGAGCTGGATCAGGCGACGATCGTTAACGCTAAAGATCCGACCGGGCTGATCCATACGATCCTGGAAGGCGCGCAGCAGCCCTCTACCGAGAAAGCGCCGTCGACGCTGGCGATGCCGGGCTTCGGCCAGCGTCTGAGCGACGACGAAGTGGCGCAGCTCGCCACCTTTATCCGTCAGGGCTGGAGCAACAACGCGCCAGCGGTGAGCAAGGATCAGGTGGCGGATGTGCGGAAGTCGCTGAAGCACGACTAA
- a CDS encoding GMC family oxidoreductase: MAQITKKEVDVVVCGLGWAGSLMSIELALAGLEVRALERGGERDYPDFAYPKPADEYAYNVRNKVFATPKEVAVTVRYDTTQTALPTRKWGAFAPGTGVGGAGMHWTAVLIRPTPTDIKLKTYVDEAYKPGILQEDMRVMDFPFTWDEIEPYYYKFELICGQSGTTGNLRGQILEGGDPFEGPRSEPYPLPALEDTLNNVMFKEAATKLGYHPFPNPSACVSRAWKNPYGNQIAPCNYCGYCSKYPCLNYSKASPQTAVMDALKRMPNFSYEVHAEVVKVVLHDDKKTAKGVIYYDVDGNEVFQPAKIVVLSSFQLYNVRLMLLSGIGKPYNPITEEGVVGRNYAFLSNGGATLFFKDKNFNPYATAGATGQMFNDISPGNFDGPGLGFLGGAKIHSSQATGTPIGTSLPKGTPSWGMGYKEGLEEWYGHSMKISITTTCQSYRDVYLDLDPNYTDHRGQPLLRMTFNWKQNELKLQQYLKGIVGNISKELNPDSMSMSFLPMDANFDLTKYVSTHNVGGAVMGDNPKTSALNKYLQSWDVHNVFVPGGNAFPQNFQANPTDTIGAITLMAAQAIKEQYLKNPGPLVQA, encoded by the coding sequence ATGGCACAGATTACTAAAAAAGAAGTCGACGTCGTCGTTTGCGGCCTCGGCTGGGCCGGCTCGCTGATGAGCATCGAACTGGCGCTGGCGGGCCTTGAAGTGCGCGCCTTAGAGCGCGGCGGCGAGCGCGACTACCCCGATTTCGCCTACCCGAAACCGGCTGACGAATACGCCTATAACGTGCGGAATAAAGTGTTCGCCACGCCGAAAGAGGTGGCGGTCACCGTGCGTTACGACACCACCCAGACCGCGCTGCCGACCCGCAAATGGGGCGCGTTTGCGCCGGGCACCGGCGTGGGCGGCGCAGGTATGCACTGGACGGCGGTACTGATCCGTCCGACGCCAACCGATATCAAGCTAAAAACTTATGTGGACGAGGCCTACAAGCCGGGCATCCTGCAGGAAGATATGCGCGTGATGGACTTCCCGTTTACCTGGGATGAGATCGAGCCTTACTACTACAAGTTCGAGCTGATCTGCGGCCAGTCGGGCACCACCGGCAACCTGCGCGGTCAGATTCTGGAAGGCGGCGACCCGTTTGAAGGCCCGCGCTCCGAGCCTTATCCGCTGCCGGCGCTGGAAGATACGCTGAACAACGTGATGTTTAAAGAAGCGGCAACGAAGCTGGGCTACCATCCGTTCCCCAACCCGTCGGCGTGCGTCTCTCGCGCGTGGAAAAACCCCTACGGCAACCAGATTGCCCCCTGCAACTACTGCGGCTACTGCTCGAAGTACCCCTGTCTGAACTACTCCAAAGCCTCGCCGCAGACCGCGGTAATGGATGCGCTGAAGCGTATGCCGAACTTCTCCTACGAAGTGCATGCGGAAGTGGTGAAGGTCGTGCTGCATGACGACAAGAAGACCGCCAAAGGGGTGATCTACTACGACGTCGACGGCAACGAAGTCTTCCAGCCGGCGAAGATCGTGGTGCTCTCCAGCTTCCAGCTCTACAACGTGCGTCTGATGCTGCTCTCTGGCATCGGCAAGCCGTACAACCCGATTACCGAAGAGGGTGTGGTAGGACGCAACTACGCCTTCCTGTCGAACGGCGGCGCGACCCTGTTCTTCAAGGATAAAAACTTCAACCCGTACGCCACCGCCGGCGCTACCGGCCAGATGTTCAACGACATCTCACCGGGCAACTTCGACGGTCCGGGCCTCGGCTTCCTCGGGGGTGCGAAGATCCACAGCTCGCAGGCCACCGGTACGCCGATCGGCACCTCGCTGCCGAAAGGCACGCCGAGCTGGGGCATGGGCTACAAAGAGGGGCTGGAAGAGTGGTACGGCCACTCCATGAAGATCAGCATCACCACGACCTGCCAGTCGTACCGCGACGTCTATCTGGACCTCGACCCGAACTACACCGACCACCGCGGCCAGCCGCTGCTGCGCATGACCTTTAACTGGAAACAGAACGAACTTAAGCTGCAGCAGTACCTGAAAGGCATCGTCGGCAATATCAGTAAAGAGCTGAATCCGGACAGCATGAGCATGAGCTTCCTGCCGATGGACGCCAACTTCGACCTGACCAAATATGTCTCCACCCATAACGTGGGTGGCGCGGTCATGGGCGATAACCCGAAAACCTCTGCGCTCAACAAGTATCTGCAGAGCTGGGACGTGCATAACGTGTTTGTACCGGGCGGCAACGCCTTCCCGCAGAACTTCCAGGCGAACCCCACCGACACCATCGGCGCGATTACCCTGATGGCGGCGCAGGCGATCAAGGAACAGTATTTGAAGAACCCCGGTCCACTGGTACAGGCATAA
- a CDS encoding gluconate 2-dehydrogenase subunit 3 family protein gives MLLEKPTTRRKFLLGSLLALPLSDLVLKGLTAAQAAEMAAPELADYKPGFFSADEWQFILAATDRLIPAGGKGKAPGALETNVPIFIDQQLQSSEFGDEIYLQGPFNVHADPTFGYQIPFTPQQMYHTAIKLVTQWVQTTYSKPFQQLTLEEKDEVLTKLNKNGIDFAALGEGNLKASQFFSQLLSDTKHGYLADPMYGGNKGMKAWIAIGFPGARASFTEWVKQHNVPYPLGPVSLMGERA, from the coding sequence ATGCTTCTTGAAAAACCCACCACCAGACGAAAGTTTTTGCTCGGGTCTTTACTGGCGCTGCCGCTAAGTGACCTGGTTTTAAAAGGGCTGACCGCAGCGCAGGCGGCAGAAATGGCCGCGCCGGAGCTGGCCGACTATAAACCGGGCTTTTTTAGCGCGGACGAGTGGCAGTTTATTCTGGCGGCGACCGATCGCCTGATCCCGGCTGGCGGCAAAGGCAAAGCGCCAGGCGCGCTGGAAACCAACGTGCCGATCTTTATCGACCAGCAGCTGCAGAGCAGCGAGTTTGGCGACGAGATCTACCTGCAGGGCCCGTTCAACGTCCACGCCGATCCCACCTTCGGCTACCAGATTCCGTTCACGCCGCAGCAGATGTACCACACCGCCATCAAACTGGTTACGCAGTGGGTGCAGACGACCTACAGCAAGCCGTTCCAGCAGCTCACGCTGGAAGAGAAAGATGAGGTGTTGACCAAACTCAACAAGAACGGCATCGACTTCGCCGCGCTCGGTGAAGGCAATCTGAAAGCGTCGCAGTTCTTCAGCCAGCTGCTCTCTGATACCAAGCACGGCTATCTCGCGGATCCGATGTACGGCGGCAACAAAGGCATGAAAGCCTGGATCGCCATCGGCTTCCCCGGCGCGCGCGCCAGCTTCACCGAATGGGTGAAGCAGCACAACGTGCCTTATCCGCTGGGGCCGGTCAGCCTTATGGGTGAACGCGCTTAA
- a CDS encoding ABC transporter substrate-binding protein: MRRILLVMLSALALAPMAHAGTPKDTLVIAVPLDGIISFDPAESFETVSNSSLRNVYQTLVEPNKDDPQKLSPLLARSWQQGETPHSLVFNLNPDARFVSGNPVTAQDVIFSLTRAVKLNKAPSFILGEFGWTPDNIDSQFKAAGDRQLEIRWPAQIGQDLALRLLTAPVSSVVDSKTALQHASNSDTGNGWLKTHSAGSGAFSIKQFVPLQALLLEANPHAAPQPHLKRVLLKGVADPGTRRLLIQQGDVDVAYQLGPDQIAALKSDANVRIDAFPSSLIYYLGFNTKNAQQPVLGNPALWQAARWLVDYDSLASQLLKGQYRVHQSFLPDGFDGALNTTPFHYDVDKAKAILKDGGIAPGTHIALTVVNQPPYIDVAQALQASFAKAEVNLDIKPVAESELWSKMRARDFQSIFVYWGADYIDPNTNASAFAWNVPGGSKTLAWRVGWDIPALSAETRKAAGESDATQRRALYTHLQTEVQQNSPFVTILQGAQQVAVRSNLSNVKQGIGVSMLLLDEVQK; the protein is encoded by the coding sequence ATGCGACGCATTTTGCTTGTGATGTTAAGCGCGCTGGCCTTAGCGCCGATGGCGCACGCCGGGACGCCGAAAGATACGCTGGTTATCGCCGTGCCGCTCGACGGCATTATCAGTTTCGACCCGGCGGAAAGCTTTGAAACGGTCAGCAACAGCAGCCTGCGTAATGTTTACCAAACGCTGGTGGAGCCGAATAAGGACGATCCGCAAAAGCTTTCGCCGCTGCTGGCGCGCAGCTGGCAGCAGGGCGAAACGCCCCATAGCCTGGTCTTCAACCTTAACCCCGACGCGCGCTTCGTCAGCGGCAATCCGGTGACCGCGCAGGATGTTATCTTCTCGCTGACGCGCGCGGTGAAGCTCAACAAAGCGCCCTCGTTTATTCTCGGCGAGTTCGGCTGGACGCCCGACAATATCGACAGCCAGTTCAAGGCCGCCGGCGATCGTCAGCTGGAGATCCGCTGGCCGGCGCAGATTGGTCAGGATCTGGCGCTGCGCCTGCTGACCGCACCGGTAAGCTCGGTGGTCGACAGCAAAACCGCGCTGCAGCACGCCAGCAACAGCGATACCGGCAATGGCTGGCTGAAGACCCATTCAGCGGGCAGCGGCGCGTTTTCTATCAAACAGTTTGTGCCGCTGCAGGCGCTGCTGCTGGAGGCCAACCCGCACGCCGCGCCACAGCCCCATCTGAAGCGCGTGCTGCTGAAGGGGGTCGCCGATCCCGGCACTCGCCGCCTGCTGATACAGCAGGGCGACGTGGATGTCGCCTATCAGCTCGGCCCCGATCAGATCGCCGCGCTCAAAAGCGATGCGAACGTGCGCATCGACGCCTTCCCGTCGAGCCTGATTTACTACCTCGGCTTTAACACCAAAAATGCGCAGCAGCCCGTGCTCGGCAATCCGGCGCTGTGGCAGGCGGCGCGCTGGCTGGTAGACTACGACAGCCTCGCCAGCCAGCTGCTGAAAGGCCAGTACCGCGTCCACCAGAGCTTCCTGCCGGACGGCTTCGACGGCGCGCTCAACACCACCCCGTTCCACTACGACGTCGACAAGGCAAAAGCGATCCTGAAGGATGGCGGCATCGCGCCGGGCACGCATATCGCCCTGACGGTGGTCAATCAGCCGCCCTATATCGACGTGGCGCAGGCGCTGCAGGCGAGCTTCGCCAAAGCGGAGGTCAACCTGGATATCAAGCCGGTGGCGGAATCGGAGCTGTGGAGCAAAATGCGCGCCCGCGATTTTCAGTCCATCTTCGTTTATTGGGGCGCGGACTATATCGACCCGAATACCAACGCCAGCGCTTTCGCCTGGAACGTGCCGGGCGGCTCGAAAACCCTGGCGTGGCGCGTGGGCTGGGATATCCCCGCGCTGAGCGCCGAGACGCGCAAGGCGGCGGGCGAAAGCGATGCCACGCAGCGCCGCGCGCTCTACACCCATCTGCAGACCGAAGTGCAGCAGAACTCGCCGTTCGTCACTATTCTGCAGGGCGCGCAGCAGGTGGCGGTGCGCAGCAACCTGAGCAACGTTAAGCAGGGCATTGGCGTCAGCATGCTGCTGCTGGATGAGGTGCAAAAATAA
- a CDS encoding helicase HerA-like C-terminal domain-containing protein encodes MTAPLLIAQTPDVKLHLLPAMANRHGLITGATGTGKTVTLQKLAESFSTIGVPVFMADVKGDLTGIAAQGEQSEKLLARLAKIGVTDWQPQRSPVMLWDIFGEQGHPVRATLSDLGPLLLARLLNLNEIQSGVLQIIFRVADDQGLLLLDFNDLRAMTQYIGDNAKSFQTQYGNINSASVGAIQRGLLALKQQGAEHFFGEPMLDIRDWMRVDADGKGFINILAADKLYQQPKLYATSLLWLLSELYENLPEAGDLEKPKMVFFFDEAHLLFNDAPPVLLEKVEQVMRLIRSKGVGVWFVTQNPADVPESVLGQLGNRVQHALRAFTPKDQKAVKSAADTLRANPAFNTLEAIQALGTGEALISFLDEKGSPSVVERAMVIAPGSRMGPVNLDERNGLINHSPLAGKYDEEIDRESAFEKLCQEVKGASEQADAPLAKGNQVKVDDSILGGLKEVLFGHTGPRGGKHDGIVQSVAKSATRQIANQIIRGVLGNLLGGRRR; translated from the coding sequence ATGACCGCCCCGCTGCTTATTGCCCAGACGCCCGATGTGAAACTGCACCTTCTGCCCGCGATGGCGAATCGCCACGGACTCATCACCGGCGCGACCGGCACCGGCAAAACCGTGACGCTGCAGAAGCTGGCTGAATCCTTCTCCACTATCGGCGTGCCGGTATTTATGGCGGATGTCAAAGGCGATCTGACCGGCATTGCGGCGCAAGGCGAGCAGAGCGAGAAACTGCTGGCGCGGCTGGCGAAAATTGGCGTCACCGACTGGCAGCCGCAGCGCAGTCCGGTAATGCTGTGGGATATCTTCGGCGAACAGGGCCATCCGGTGCGCGCCACCCTCTCCGATCTCGGCCCGCTGCTGCTGGCGCGCCTGCTAAATCTCAACGAGATCCAGAGCGGCGTGCTGCAGATTATCTTTCGCGTCGCCGACGATCAGGGGCTGCTGCTGCTCGACTTCAACGATCTGCGCGCGATGACGCAGTACATCGGCGACAACGCCAAAAGCTTCCAGACGCAGTACGGCAATATCAACAGCGCGTCGGTGGGCGCCATCCAGCGCGGGCTGCTGGCGCTGAAGCAGCAGGGCGCGGAGCACTTCTTCGGCGAGCCGATGCTCGATATCCGCGACTGGATGCGCGTCGACGCCGACGGCAAAGGCTTTATTAATATTCTGGCGGCGGACAAGCTCTACCAGCAGCCAAAGCTCTACGCCACCAGCCTGCTGTGGCTGCTGTCGGAGCTTTATGAAAATTTGCCGGAGGCGGGCGATCTGGAGAAGCCGAAGATGGTCTTCTTTTTCGATGAGGCGCACCTGCTGTTTAACGACGCGCCGCCGGTGCTGCTGGAGAAGGTTGAACAGGTGATGCGCCTGATCCGCTCGAAAGGGGTCGGCGTCTGGTTCGTCACCCAGAATCCCGCCGACGTGCCCGAAAGCGTGCTCGGCCAGCTCGGCAATCGCGTGCAGCATGCGCTGCGCGCCTTTACGCCGAAGGATCAGAAGGCGGTGAAGAGCGCCGCCGATACCCTGCGCGCCAACCCCGCCTTCAATACCCTTGAGGCGATTCAGGCGCTGGGCACCGGCGAGGCGCTGATCTCTTTCCTGGATGAGAAAGGCAGCCCCTCCGTGGTGGAGCGCGCTATGGTGATCGCGCCCGGCTCCCGTATGGGCCCGGTTAACCTCGACGAGCGCAACGGCCTGATTAACCACTCGCCGCTGGCGGGCAAATATGACGAGGAGATCGACCGCGAGTCCGCCTTTGAAAAGCTCTGTCAGGAGGTGAAAGGCGCCAGCGAGCAGGCTGACGCGCCGCTGGCGAAGGGCAATCAGGTCAAGGTCGACGATAGCATTCTCGGCGGGCTGAAAGAGGTGCTGTTCGGCCATACCGGCCCGCGCGGCGGCAAGCATGACGGCATCGTGCAGAGCGTGGCGAAGAGCGCTACGCGGCAGATAGCCAACCAGATTATTCGCGGCGTGCTCGGCAACCTGCTGGGGGGACGCCGTCGCTAA
- a CDS encoding DUF445 domain-containing protein, which produces MDKLRELKRTKRLALGLLLLAAATFITTLFLPPGFWVSGVKAVAEAAMVGALADWFAVVALFRRVPVPFISRHTAIIPRNKDRIGDNLGRFVQEKFLDTDSLLALIRRHDPAQMLAQWLNAPGNADRVGRHLLQVMRGFLDLTDDARIQAFMRRAVHRAIDKVDLSQTGAVLLESLTKNNRHQELLDAAIDQLLRLMHKPATRDFIAMQIVRWLKREHPIKAKMLPTEWLGEHSAELVANAVDSVLDEVAADQGHELRLGFNRAVDRLIEKLKHDPEMAARAEEIKRWIKEDASLNRYIGELWSDLRAWLKTDLNSDDSRVQEKVRQAALWLGENLARDDALRASMNRHLEEAARSVAPEFAAFLTRHISDTVKSWDARDMSQQIELNIGKDLQFIRINGTLVGGTIGLILYLLSQLPALLPLLAR; this is translated from the coding sequence ATGGATAAATTACGCGAACTTAAACGGACGAAACGTCTGGCGCTCGGCCTGCTGCTGCTGGCCGCCGCCACCTTTATCACCACGCTTTTTCTGCCGCCGGGCTTCTGGGTCAGCGGCGTGAAGGCGGTTGCCGAAGCGGCGATGGTCGGCGCGCTGGCGGACTGGTTCGCCGTGGTGGCGCTGTTTCGCCGCGTGCCGGTGCCCTTTATCTCGCGCCATACGGCGATTATTCCGCGCAATAAAGATCGCATTGGCGACAATCTGGGCCGCTTCGTGCAGGAGAAGTTTCTTGATACCGACTCGCTGCTGGCGCTGATCCGCCGCCACGATCCGGCGCAGATGCTGGCGCAGTGGCTTAACGCGCCGGGCAATGCCGATCGCGTCGGGCGTCATCTGCTGCAGGTGATGCGCGGCTTTCTCGATCTTACCGACGACGCGCGCATTCAGGCCTTTATGCGCCGCGCGGTGCATCGCGCCATCGATAAGGTCGATCTGTCGCAAACAGGCGCGGTGCTGCTGGAGAGCCTGACAAAAAACAACCGTCATCAGGAGCTGCTCGACGCAGCGATAGATCAGCTGCTGCGCCTGATGCATAAGCCCGCCACGCGCGATTTTATCGCCATGCAGATTGTGCGCTGGCTGAAGCGCGAGCACCCCATTAAGGCCAAAATGCTGCCGACCGAGTGGCTGGGCGAGCACAGCGCCGAGCTGGTCGCCAACGCCGTGGATTCAGTACTCGACGAGGTGGCGGCTGACCAGGGCCACGAGCTGCGCCTCGGCTTTAATCGCGCGGTGGATCGGCTGATTGAGAAGCTGAAGCACGATCCAGAGATGGCGGCGCGCGCCGAGGAGATTAAGCGCTGGATAAAAGAGGATGCCTCGCTGAACCGCTATATCGGCGAGCTGTGGAGCGATCTGCGCGCCTGGCTGAAAACCGATCTCAACAGCGACGATTCGCGCGTGCAGGAGAAGGTGCGCCAGGCGGCGCTGTGGCTGGGCGAGAACCTGGCGCGCGACGACGCGCTGCGCGCCTCGATGAACCGTCATCTGGAGGAGGCCGCGCGCAGCGTCGCGCCAGAGTTCGCCGCTTTCCTGACGCGTCATATCAGCGATACGGTGAAGAGCTGGGACGCGCGCGATATGTCGCAGCAGATTGAGCTGAATATCGGCAAGGATCTGCAGTTTATCCGCATTAACGGCACCCTGGTTGGCGGCACTATCGGGCTGATTCTCTATCTGCTGTCGCAGCTTCCGGCGCTGTTGCCGCTGCTGGCGCGTTAA